Proteins co-encoded in one Megalobrama amblycephala isolate DHTTF-2021 unplaced genomic scaffold, ASM1881202v1 scaffold525, whole genome shotgun sequence genomic window:
- the LOC125261915 gene encoding LOW QUALITY PROTEIN: sialic acid-binding Ig-like lectin 14 (The sequence of the model RefSeq protein was modified relative to this genomic sequence to represent the inferred CDS: deleted 2 bases in 1 codon), giving the protein MEALVSSCVVLPCSFKYPAQQTPSSRIKAMWHMKAKGEDYIYHNDPTRVLDNFKGRTKLIGSLGALNCSLEIDEIKNHDNGPYCFRVELETYGKDKYSFVENCVRINMIGQASKPVLQSEAFVQEGESTVFRCSVRHTCPSHQPTLSWSHSGKTIMSYKDIGHGKWEAESLLTFIPTKEDNLNSITCTVKYHGSVRGEMQATERITVKEQATLMSNFVHEPFPLFDSICFILFPL; this is encoded by the exons ATGGAGGCTCTGGTCTCATCTTGTGTCGTGTTGCCCTGTTCATTCAAATACCCTGCTCAACAAACA CCTTCCAGTCGTATTAAAGCCATGTGGCACATGAAGGCCAAAGGGGAGGATTACATCTATCACAATGATCCTACAAGGGTTCTAGACAATTTCAAGGGTCGTACAAAACTGATTGGTTCACTGGGTGCTTTAAACTGCTCCTTGGAGATTGATGAAATCAAAAACCATGACAACGGCCCGTATTGTTTCAGGGTGGAATTAGAGACATATGGAAAAGACAAGTACTCCTTTGTGGAGAACTGTGTGAGAATTAATATGATTG GGCAAGCATCAAAACCTGTGCTGCAGTCTGAGGCGTTTGTGCAAGAGGGTGAATCCACAGTCTTCAGATGCTCTGTCCGGCACACCTGTCCGTCCCATCAGCCCACTCTCAGCTGGAGCCACTCTGGAAAAACAATCATGAGCTATAAGGACATTGGTCATGGAAAATGGGAGGCAGAATCTCTCCTTACCTTCATCCCAACAAAAGAGGATAATCTCAACTCTATCACATGCACTGTCAAGTACCACGGGAGTGTCCGGGGTGAAATGCAAGCCACAGAGCGTATCACTGTGAAAG aACAAGCAACTCTTATGTCAAACTTTGTTCATGAACCTTTTCCCCTTTTTGATtctatatgttttattttatttcctcttTGA
- the LOC125261912 gene encoding NACHT, LRR and PYD domains-containing protein 3-like, translating to MLSPLAVQETEKQQESGDEVGFNEPQKEEYFRKRISDEHQASRIISHIRRARSLHIMCHIPVFCWISSTVLQKLLKEDLSAEIPQTLTEMYIHFLLIQINMRNQKYEVRNPEKLLQSNREVIVKLAEVAFNQLMKGNVMFYEEDLRESGIDLTDASVYSGICTEIFKEESVIHQKKIYSFIHLSIQEFLAAFYVFYHYVIKHVDTLQFIDVVHNLLRSTVDKAIESENGNMDLFLRFLLGVSLESNQRLLQDLLTHTENSSESIRRTTKYIKEEIKDGHGLSTERSINLFLCLLEVKDETLFRENREFVKSDKCSVKNLSPAHCTTITYMLQMSGELLDELDLKKYNTSDEGRRRLIPAVINCTKALLVSCNLNKQSCEIVSSALQSSNSVLRELDLSNNDLHDSGVKLLSDGLKSSNCQLEILRLSGCMVTEEGCGYVSSALSSNPSHLRELDLSYDHPGQSGVQMLNDKLQDPNYKLQILKLDHGGPFRIKPGLQKYACDLTLDPNTAHTQLILCEGNREIKYVKDHQPYPDHPERFANNPQVMCRERLTGRCYWEVEWGFREVEQGSWARIAVAYKGISRKEGTVCKFGYNDKSWCLFCTSNGFVVWHNNVSYNIPTHAPKSNRVGVYVDVPAGILSFYSVSDTHTLTHLHTYNTSFTEPLYAGFKVFESKLSLCQI from the exons ATGTTAAGTCCTCTAGCAGTCCAAGAGACAGAGAAACAGCAGGAATCAGGAGATGAAGTG GGATTCAATGAGCCTCAGAAggaggaatatttcaggaagagaatcagtgacgagcatcaagccagcagaatcatctcacacatcagaagagcaagaagcctccacatcatgtgccacatacccgtcttctgctggatctcatccACTGTGCTTCAGAAGCTCCTGAAAGAAGATCTGAGTGCAGAAATCCCTCAAACTCTGACTGAAATGTACATCCACTTCCTGCTGATTCAGATAAACATGAGGAATCAGAAATATGAAGTGAGGAATCCAGAGAAACTCCTGCAGTCCAACAGAGAAGTGATTGTGAAACTTGCTGAAGTTGCTTTCAATCAGCTGATGAAGGGCAATGTGATGTTCTATGAGGAGGACCTGAGAGAGAGCGGCATAGACCTCACTGACGCCTCAGTGTATTCTGGGATTTGCACTGAGATCTTTAAGGAGGAATCTGTGATTCATCAGAAGAAAATCTACAGCTTCATTCATCTAAGCATTCAGGAGTTTCTTGCtgctttttatgtgttttaccattatgtaataaaacatgttgaTACATTGCAGTTTATTGATGTAGTGCATAATCTACTTAGAAGCACAGTAGATAAAGCCATTGAAAGTGAGAATGGAAACATGGATCTGTTCCTGCGATTCCTGCTGGGAGTCTCACTGGAGTCCAATCAGAGACTCTTACAGGATctactgacacacacagagaacagCTCAGAGAGCATCAGGAGAACCACAAAGTACATTAAAGAGGAGATCAAAGATGGACATGGACTCTCCACTGAAagatccatcaatctgttcctCTGTCTGCTGGAAGTCAAAGATGAGACTCTGTTCAGAGAGAATCGGGAGTTTGTGAAATCAGACAAATGCTCAGTGAAGAATCTCTCTCCTGCTCACTGCACAACAATCACCTACATGCTTCAGATGTCAGGGGAGCTGCTGGATGAGCTGGACCTCAAGAAATACAACACATCAGATGAGGGTAGAAGAAGACTGATACCAGCTGTGATCAATTGCACAAAAGCCCT TCTTGTTAGCTGTAATCTCAACAAACAGTCATGTGAAATCGTGTCATCAGCTCTACAATCCTCAAACTCTGTCCTGAGAGAGCTAGActtgagtaacaatgacctacatgattcaggagtgaagctgctttctgatggactgaagagttcAAACTGTCAGCTGGAGATACTGAG gtTGTCAggctgtatggtgacagaggaaggctgtggttatgtgtcttcagctctgagttcaaacccctcacacctgagagagctggatctgagctacgATCACCCAGGACAATCAGGAGTCCAGATGCTTAATGACAAACTGCAGGATCCAAACTACAAACTGCAGATACTCAA ATTGGATCATGGAGGGCCCTTCAGGATAAAACCAGGACTACAAAAAT ATGCCTGTGATCTcacactggatccaaacacagcacACACTCAACTCATCTTGTGTGAGGGGAACAGGGAGATTAAATATGTGAAAGATCAtcagccgtatcctgatcatccagagagatttgcTAATAATCCTCAGGTTATGTGTCGAGAGCGTCtgactggacgctgttactgggaggttgAATGGGGCTTCAGGGAGGTTGAACAGGGCTCTTGGGCTCGTATAGCAGTGGCCTATAAAGGAATCAGCAGGAAAGAAGGGACTGTCTGTAAGTTTGGATACAATGACAAATCCTGGTGTCTTTTCTGCACTAGTAATGGATTTGTTGTCTGGCACAATAATGTCAGCTATAACATACCAACCCATGCACCAAAATCTAACagagtaggagtgtatgtggatgtGCCGGCCGGCATTCTGTCCTTCTACAGtgtctctgacacacacacactcacacacttacacacatacaacacatcattcactgaacccctctatgctggttttaaggtttttgagtcCAAACTGTCTCTGTGTCAGATTTAA